The region CCAATTGGAGAATGACAACGATGATGATTGGAAAAAGGGCTGGTTGCCGAAGCATCATAAAGATCATATTTATCGATGCTGGTGTATCTTTGAACAAGGGGTATACTGTCATGCATATCACAAATGTATGGAGAACTACTGATCGAAATGGAGGATAACGTATACTAAAAACAATGGTAGGTTATTTTCTATCGTTGTTTTTTTATGTCTTTAAAATTTCCAGGTTCTCCGGTCGTTTGATGAAGAAATGGAGGTTTACCATATGGAGGGAACAATTTATTCATTAATCCCCCCGGTACTTATGTTAATACTTGTCTTGCTCACAAGAAAGGTATTGCTGTCGTTGGGGGCAGGGATTATTGTAGGAGCATTATTCATTCATCAATTCAATATTTTAGAATTCTTAAAGGAAATATGGAGGTCGTTCGCTAGCATATTTGTAGACGATGGGAGCTTTGACGGCGGCAACCTGTTGTTGGTAGGATTTTTACTAATGCTGGGAATTATGACTGCATTTATAACAGCATCCGGTGGAAGTCATGCTTTTGGTGATTGGATGATCAAACGTGTCAAAACAAGGGTCGGGGCACAGGTGATGACTGCAATTTTAGGTATTATTATTTTTATTGATGACTATTTTAATGCACTTGCTGTTGGTCAAGTGGCCAGACCATTGACGGACAGGCATCGAGTCTCGCGTGCAAAACTATCGTATTATATTGATTCCACCTCCGCGCCTGTGGCTGTTCTTTCGCCAATATCCAGTTGGGGAGCGTATATTATCGGGTTGCTCGGAAGTTTGTTTGCTGCAAATCAAATAACAAATATACAGCCATTTGAAGCTTTTATCAAAATGATTCCGTATAATTTTTATGCTATTGCAGCAGTTATTCTTGTTTTCCTCGTAGCATTTATGAAATTCGACATGGGACCAATGCGAAAACATGAAAACCGGGCTGTTCAGACAGGGGAAGTAGTTGATCCGAATAAAAAAGTACCAGGTGATTTAAGCGAGACTTTCACACCGCATCAGAACGGCCGTGTTTATCACTTAATCGTACCAATTGTTGTTTTAGTTGTGGCAACTGTTGCGATGATGTTTATTACGGGCATAAAGGAAAGCGGTGAAGTTGGATTTTTGCAGGTTTTCGCCAATACAAATGTTAATGTTTCACTGTTCATTGGGGGATTGTTAGCCGTAATTAGCTCACTGATTTTTCATCTCCGGTCCAGTCACCCAAGGGCCTCTTTAACAATGATTGTTATCGAAGGTGTTAAGGCTATGCTTCCAGCCATTTATATATTAGTTTTGGCATGGATGATTGGTTCCATCATCGGCACATTGGAAACCGGGAGTTATTTGGCAACACTTGTGGATAATGCTTCGATAAGCACAACATTATTGCCATTTTTATTTTTCATTATTGCTGGTTTTATGGCATTGGCTACAGGTACTTCATGGGGTACATTTGCTATTATGCTGCCGATTGCAGTGGACGTGACACTTGGTGCAGATATAAATATGTTATTGCCAACATTAGCAGCGGTGCTTTCCGGATCAGTGTTCGGGGATCATTGTTCACCGATTTCGGATACAACAATATTATCTTCAACTGGTGCCGGTGTGCAACATATTGATCACGTTTTAACCCAAATACCGTATGCAATGTTGGCTGCACTGGTTTCATGTATTGGTTATTTGATTATTGGCTGGACGAACTATATGATCCTTGCTTTGGCGACGGCTATCATTATTTTGGTTGCCATTGGTTTTTTATTTCAATTTATCGAAAAAACAAAAGTGGAAAATTAACGCAACCCCCTTCTTGTCAGTGGATGAGAGGGGGTTTTTAGATGGTAAAGTTTGCGTGATGCGGCTAGGCATATATTGGTTGGTCAATATGTTGAAACACTTTGACATAGTCTAAAAGTAACGGTATAATACAAGTATAAATATCAGAAAAGGGGAAAGATTTTAATTTAATCTAATATAATTAAATAGAAGAACTTACTAATGAGGAGGTCAATCAATGGAAAATCGTTCGCAATGGGGAACAAGGGCGGGATTTATTATGGCTGCAGTAGGGTCAGCTATTGGTCTTGGGAACATATGGCGATTTCCGGCCGTCGCCTATGAAAATGGAAGCGGTGCATTTTTTATTCCATATTTATTTGCGTTACTAACTGCAGGAATTCCGATTTTAATCATGGAATTCACGATGGGACATAAATATCGCGGTTCAGCTCCGTTAACGTACAGCCGAATGCATAAGAAATCTGAATTCATCGGCTGGTGGGCAGTAGCGGTTGCATTTGTCATTTCAACGTATTACTCGGTTATTATCGCCTGGGCAATATCTTATGCACTATTTTCATTTAATCTAAGCTGGGGAACAGACACGGAATCATTTATGTTTAACGATTATTTGCATTTGGTTGATCCGGGGAATTTTGGTGGTTTGGTTCCTGGTGTACTTATCCCGCTCATCATCGTTTGGATTGTCGTATTGGGAATTTTGTTCGCAGGAGTTAAGAGGGGGATTGAGATAGCAAACCGCATCTGTATTCCTGCATTGGTCATTATTTTCTTGATTGTTGTTATTCGTGCCATTACACTGCCAGGTGCGATGACTGGACTGAACGCATTCTTTGAACCGAACTTTGCCGAAATTGCGAAGCCTGGTGTCTGGGTTGCAGCCTATGGTCAGATCTTCTTTAGTTTATCAATAGCCTTTGCGATCATGATTACGTATTCCAGTTATCTACCCAAAAAGTCGGACATTACTAATAATGCGTTCATTACCGGGTTTGCAAACTCCGGTTTTGAATTACTTGCTGGAATTGGTGTATTCGCTGTACTTGGATTCATGGCTACCCAACAAAATGTACCTGTCGATGAGGTTGTTGCCGGTGGTGTGGGGCTGGCATTTGTAGTATTCCCGCAAATCATTAATCAGTTCCCAGCGCTAAACGGGTTATTTGGTTTCTTATTCTTTGCCTCGTTGATGCTCGCAGGGTTAACTTCATTAATATCGATTTCTGAAACCTATGTTGCCGGGTTGGTGGATAAATTCGGCATTACCCGGAAAAAAGCAGTTTTGTTTGGTGGCGGACTCGCCGCGATCTGTTCCTTTGTTTTTGCCACAAGAGGCGGATTAAATTTCCTGGATACGACCGATTACTTTATTAACCAGTTTGGAGTTGCTTTGCTTGGGTTAATTGAAGTGATTTTTGTTGCATGGGGATTGCGTAAACTTGGAGAATTTAAAGCTCATGCAAATGCCATTTCTGATATCCGGTTAGGCTGGTGGTGGACTGCTAGCTTGGGAATCGTTACACCACTTGTACTCGGCTATATGCTGTTTGGTCTGTTTAAAGAAAATTTACTGAAACAATTTGCAACTGAAAATGGTAACTATGAAGGGTATCCTGATTTCTTTATTTTTTATAGTGGCTGGTTTGTAGCAATTGCGGCATTAGTGATTGGTATAATCATGACCTTTACTAAATGGAAAACACGTGAGAACGAAGCACAATCAAAGACGAAGGAGGCAAACTAATATGAGTGGAGGAGCGATTGTTGTTGCGATTTTTGGAATCATTATTATTTGGGGGGGCTTGGCGGCCAGCATTGTAAATGCCGTGAAAAAATCCAAAGAATCCAATTCATAAATTTAATTAAATTTTCCTTAAAGTGCGTGTTCAAAAAGGAGGATAAAAAGGACCGAGAAGTTCTAGGCGGCGTGGCTTTGAGCACCGGAGTGTACATAAAAGGTACATGAGGAGCGGAAAAGCAAGCCAACGACGAAATTCGAAGTGTCATTTTTACCGGACTTTTTGAACATCCTCTTAAAAAGAGCCATTATTTATACAATGATGGCTCTTGTTTTTTCCGTTATTTCACTTCACCATTCGTTCCCACTTGCGTAAATATGGATATGGATCGAACGACCATTCACTATGACCATTATCTTTGTACATGCCATAATGCAAGTGCGGTGGAAACTTCCCCGAGGTTCCCGGCGGCCCATAACCTGTTGAGCCAACACTGCCGATGATATCACCGGGTTTCACAACTTGCCCCACTTTAATTCCGTCTTCATATCCGCTTAGGTGACCATAATAGTGATAAATATTATTGATATCACGAATTCCAATCCGCCAGCCACCATACAAGTTCCAGCCTTTCATTTCTATCACCCCATAGGTGGTCGATTTGACCGGTGTTCCATAGTCAGCAAAAATATCTGTCCCTTCATGGATACGGGTTCCGCCAAATCCACGTTTGTCCCCCCATGTACTCCTGTAACTATAATTGTAATTGGTTGCAACCGGAAAATCCCTGTCTACTAAATGCAACTTTTGATACTGTTGAAACACCTTTGCCGTGTTCATAATTGTCTGGACGGTAAGATCCCGCTTATAATAATGCCATAAACCGATTTTGATATCCTCTTTTGTCGGTCCATATTGCAACAACCAATTGGCCATTGTATATAAAACATCTTCCGGATTTCCCGGATCTGCCTTTTCATCGCCGTTTCCATCTTTACCGATTCCGTTAAAAAGTGTTATTACATTTGGATGATCACTTTTGGCACCGTTTCCTAAGCCATACCATAGTTCATCCGGAATAGATATGGAAACTTTTTGCTCTGATTTCTTATTGCTGTCGTTTCCCATGTTGCGCTCATATTGATCAATAGCCGCAATATAATACCAGGGGATTTGCGTTAAGCTTTCTGTTTTTTTATAGAGAGCCATTCGGGTTTGGTAAATGTTATTGTCGTCCGCAGCTGTCGGAACAGGAAATAAACCCATGATAAACAGAAGGATAAAGGAGACGATGAAATAAGTACGGACACGCAACATTTAATCACACCTCCTATTTAAAAAAAACAAAGAGGGCTGTCATATCGTTGCCCCCTTTGCTTACGATGGAATTATCTTGTGTTATTTTCCATATTGTTCTCTCTGCCTTGGGGAGATTTTTTCATCTCGTGAATAATGTTATCAATAGTATTGTCATAATTTTGGTTACGAATGCTGGAATTATGCAAACTTTGGATATCGTTCATTAACGTTTGGTTATCGGATACATAAATATTGAAAAATCCCGGCATCGTTGATTTGGCGGTTTTGCTGGCAATATCTGCAGCAGTGGCTGGATCCATATCATCATTTAACTGGTAGGCAATTAATACTTCTTGATCAGTAACAAGTGTAGCTGCTTCATTAAAACCGTTGTTGCGTAAAATCATTCTGGTAATCATATCCGCCATTTTGTCCCGATCGATTTGAACGGAATGCAGATTCTCATGATCGTTATTCAATTGGTTCTTATTGTAGCGGACATAGCCAAGTTTGTTGTCTCTTTCCTCGTCTGTTGGGGTATGCTGTCTGTCAGGTGTCAATGAATCAGACATTTGTTCCTGTTCACTTTGGGAATTATTGTTTACTCCATTACAACCGGTAATAATGGCCAAGCTTAACACAGATGGAAGAAAAACTTTCCACTTCTTCATCGATTGACCTCCTAAGGCAAATATGATTGTTCCCCCTCACAGTTAGTTTGTAGTGCATGACAAAAATCATACAAGCAACATAACAGGTTCTCTTTGTAATTTCTGGTTATTAGGTAATGGATTATGGTACACTATATACAATGTGGGGGGAATTAGGTTGATTGAAATCCAAGGAAAGTATTATGAAGTTATTGAAAACATAAAGAATGCCTTTCAGGAGCCTATAGTAAAAGAACGGTATTCAGAAATTTTGACAAAATATGATTTTATTGTCGGTGATTGGGGCTATGATCAATTACGGCTAAAAGGATTTTATGATGACCAAAATGCAAAAGCTTCTTTCGATACAAAAATAAGTGCACTGGATGATTACCTGTATGAATATTGTAATTTTGGCTGTGCTTACTTTGTATTAAAAAAGGTGGATATATAAAGCCCTGTTCAACGGCTTATTTAACGTAAAAAAGAAATCGGCAGCCCCGGCCGATTTCTAAATACAGGTTGTCAGTCATCTTCCTGCTGTGGGTGAACATCGTCTGGCTCGTCATGAATTGGATGGGCACCGGGTGTTTGTCGTGGTAAATCCTCATGAAGTTCTCTATACGGGTAAACAAATGCACTATCACGGCGCTGATGTTTTGTCCAGGGCGTCGACTTGCTGGAAGTAACAGGTTCATCTTTATTGATTTCCGAACCAGCTGGACCCTCCGGAAATTCTTCGGGAATTAAATAATTTCTCCTATTGTTTACATTGGAAAAATCCGAGTACTTGTCCTTATCTTTTTCTCCCATTTTACATTCACCCCTTTAAATGATAGCTTTTGTTAAGAATAATGATTGAACCATGTTAATTAATGGTATGAAAAACAAGCCACAAACCGGGAGCCTCCATCTTAAATATGGTATAGTAATTACTGTGATGGATGTTTAGGAGGGATATAATGTATTTTGTGGATCGTGAAAAAATCGAACAGACATTAATATATATGGATGATTTATTGCAAGTAGTCAAAAAAGAGCAACCGAAAACCGACATGGAAAAATTGGGGTTGGAACGTATTGCTCAGATGACCGTTGAAGCAATCTTAGATACCGGAAACATGATGATTGACGGTTTTATTATGCGGGATCCGGGCGGGTTTGATGATATCATTGATATATTAATCGATGAGCAAGTATTACCGGAAAGCGACGAAGGTACATACAAATCGATGATCCAATTGCGAAAAAGGTTGGTAAAGGATTATCTCGATGTGGATCATGAAACATTACGAACAAGCCTGTTGGATCATATTCATGTGTTGGAACAATTTAGCACACATATCCGACATTATCTCGAAAATGAATTGGGTGTTGCCAATGCATTCTCCAACAATTGATACGAGAAACCATGTGAAGCGGTACAATGCATATTTAATCGATCTGGATGGAACAATGTATCGCGGTGATGAACGGATTGAAGCTGCCGCGGAGTTCGTGGAGCAATTATATCAAAGAGACATTCCTTATTTATTTCTAACCAATAATTCCGCAAAAACAAAGGAACAAATTTCAGGAAAATTAACGGGTATGGGGATCAGATCGACACCCGATCATGTTTTTACATCCGGCATGGCAACTGCAAACTATATTAAACAACAAAAAGCAGGTGCACGTTGTTATGTGATAGGGGAAGAAGGATTGGTTGACGCGATACAAAAGGAACAATTGCAGGTGACAGATGAAGCGGTTGACTTTGTTGTCGTCGGGATTGACAGGAAGATAACTTATGAAAAACTGGCAATCGCAACGCTTGCAGTTCGTAATGGGGCTTCGTTCTTGTCAACAAATAGTGACATCGCCATTCCAACAGAACGTGGTCTTGTTCCAGGAAACGGTGCCATTTCATCCGTTATTACGGTAAGTACTGGCCAAGAGCCAATTTTCATTGGTAAACCCGAGCGAATTATTACTGAACAAGCATTAAAAGTATTGGGAACTGCCAAAGAAGAAACATTGATGGTAGGAGATAATTACCATACGGATATCCTGGCCGGGATTCACGCAGGTATCGATACACTGATGGTATTTACCGGTGTGACTCCATACACGGATTATCCTCATTTGGAAACCAAGCCAACCTATCATGTACGGAATTTGGCCGAATGGTTTAATTATATGTAACAGGGAGTGCAATTCTTGTGCACTCCCTGTTCATTCTGCTTAATCATCCAGTTTTTTTGCATCGGCAGAACCATGTGCTAATCTGCTTGATGCAGCCGCAGCAATGGCACCGACAATATCGTCAAGAAAAGTATGACACTCACCAGTTGATTTATCATTTAATCGTTTGAGAATGCCTGGTTTTTGTTTATCAATGTAACCGTAATTTGTGAAACCGATAGAACCATAAACATTGACAATGGACAGTGCAATGATTTCATCAACACCATATAAACTCTCATCCGTTTCAATGGTTTGTTGGAGCGGATAATCCAATTTGCCAACTTCCGCCAATTTATCAAGCTGTATTCCGGTTAAAATCGCATTCTGT is a window of Lentibacillus daqui DNA encoding:
- a CDS encoding Na+/H+ antiporter NhaC family protein, which encodes MEGTIYSLIPPVLMLILVLLTRKVLLSLGAGIIVGALFIHQFNILEFLKEIWRSFASIFVDDGSFDGGNLLLVGFLLMLGIMTAFITASGGSHAFGDWMIKRVKTRVGAQVMTAILGIIIFIDDYFNALAVGQVARPLTDRHRVSRAKLSYYIDSTSAPVAVLSPISSWGAYIIGLLGSLFAANQITNIQPFEAFIKMIPYNFYAIAAVILVFLVAFMKFDMGPMRKHENRAVQTGEVVDPNKKVPGDLSETFTPHQNGRVYHLIVPIVVLVVATVAMMFITGIKESGEVGFLQVFANTNVNVSLFIGGLLAVISSLIFHLRSSHPRASLTMIVIEGVKAMLPAIYILVLAWMIGSIIGTLETGSYLATLVDNASISTTLLPFLFFIIAGFMALATGTSWGTFAIMLPIAVDVTLGADINMLLPTLAAVLSGSVFGDHCSPISDTTILSSTGAGVQHIDHVLTQIPYAMLAALVSCIGYLIIGWTNYMILALATAIIILVAIGFLFQFIEKTKVEN
- a CDS encoding sodium-dependent transporter, coding for MENRSQWGTRAGFIMAAVGSAIGLGNIWRFPAVAYENGSGAFFIPYLFALLTAGIPILIMEFTMGHKYRGSAPLTYSRMHKKSEFIGWWAVAVAFVISTYYSVIIAWAISYALFSFNLSWGTDTESFMFNDYLHLVDPGNFGGLVPGVLIPLIIVWIVVLGILFAGVKRGIEIANRICIPALVIIFLIVVIRAITLPGAMTGLNAFFEPNFAEIAKPGVWVAAYGQIFFSLSIAFAIMITYSSYLPKKSDITNNAFITGFANSGFELLAGIGVFAVLGFMATQQNVPVDEVVAGGVGLAFVVFPQIINQFPALNGLFGFLFFASLMLAGLTSLISISETYVAGLVDKFGITRKKAVLFGGGLAAICSFVFATRGGLNFLDTTDYFINQFGVALLGLIEVIFVAWGLRKLGEFKAHANAISDIRLGWWWTASLGIVTPLVLGYMLFGLFKENLLKQFATENGNYEGYPDFFIFYSGWFVAIAALVIGIIMTFTKWKTRENEAQSKTKEAN
- a CDS encoding methionine/alanine import family NSS transporter small subunit — its product is MSGGAIVVAIFGIIIIWGGLAASIVNAVKKSKESNS
- a CDS encoding M23 family metallopeptidase; protein product: MLRVRTYFIVSFILLFIMGLFPVPTAADDNNIYQTRMALYKKTESLTQIPWYYIAAIDQYERNMGNDSNKKSEQKVSISIPDELWYGLGNGAKSDHPNVITLFNGIGKDGNGDEKADPGNPEDVLYTMANWLLQYGPTKEDIKIGLWHYYKRDLTVQTIMNTAKVFQQYQKLHLVDRDFPVATNYNYSYRSTWGDKRGFGGTRIHEGTDIFADYGTPVKSTTYGVIEMKGWNLYGGWRIGIRDINNIYHYYGHLSGYEDGIKVGQVVKPGDIIGSVGSTGYGPPGTSGKFPPHLHYGMYKDNGHSEWSFDPYPYLRKWERMVK
- a CDS encoding YhcN/YlaJ family sporulation lipoprotein, which encodes MKKWKVFLPSVLSLAIITGCNGVNNNSQSEQEQMSDSLTPDRQHTPTDEERDNKLGYVRYNKNQLNNDHENLHSVQIDRDKMADMITRMILRNNGFNEAATLVTDQEVLIAYQLNDDMDPATAADIASKTAKSTMPGFFNIYVSDNQTLMNDIQSLHNSSIRNQNYDNTIDNIIHEMKKSPQGRENNMENNTR
- a CDS encoding YutD family protein; amino-acid sequence: MIEIQGKYYEVIENIKNAFQEPIVKERYSEILTKYDFIVGDWGYDQLRLKGFYDDQNAKASFDTKISALDDYLYEYCNFGCAYFVLKKVDI
- a CDS encoding DUF86 domain-containing protein, whose amino-acid sequence is MYFVDREKIEQTLIYMDDLLQVVKKEQPKTDMEKLGLERIAQMTVEAILDTGNMMIDGFIMRDPGGFDDIIDILIDEQVLPESDEGTYKSMIQLRKRLVKDYLDVDHETLRTSLLDHIHVLEQFSTHIRHYLENELGVANAFSNN
- a CDS encoding TIGR01457 family HAD-type hydrolase — protein: MKRYNAYLIDLDGTMYRGDERIEAAAEFVEQLYQRDIPYLFLTNNSAKTKEQISGKLTGMGIRSTPDHVFTSGMATANYIKQQKAGARCYVIGEEGLVDAIQKEQLQVTDEAVDFVVVGIDRKITYEKLAIATLAVRNGASFLSTNSDIAIPTERGLVPGNGAISSVITVSTGQEPIFIGKPERIITEQALKVLGTAKEETLMVGDNYHTDILAGIHAGIDTLMVFTGVTPYTDYPHLETKPTYHVRNLAEWFNYM
- a CDS encoding phosphatidylglycerophosphatase A family protein: MDKNTSQSELELKAREWLNDRGVTVDDIAELVYYLQAKYHDDLSMEDCKFNVDRVLTKREVQNAILTGIQLDKLAEVGKLDYPLQQTIETDESLYGVDEIIALSIVNVYGSIGFTNYGYIDKQKPGILKRLNDKSTGECHTFLDDIVGAIAAAASSRLAHGSADAKKLDD